Sequence from the Mugil cephalus isolate CIBA_MC_2020 chromosome 20, CIBA_Mcephalus_1.1, whole genome shotgun sequence genome:
ATGTttcaattcattatttttacacGCGATAACTGTGATGCACATGTGATTGAAATCCTGGACGGAAACCCTGGGAAGGTTTTTCACACGTATATTTTGTTGAGAGATACAAGTCAGGCTTGTTGGTTAAATCTTAAGCTTTCAAATGACTACTCGGCAGTGTAATTTCCATTTGTCTTCTTTGTATGCTTCAGACATTGACATCTGGAAGAGAGTGGATTGTGTCGGTAATAAACGGTACTTTTACTGCTGTGCATAAAATAAAGACGACATTGGAAGATATTGAACCAGCTGAGGCAGCAGGAGGGTTTTGTCAGGCCACTGAGGGGCTTGGActatgaaatgtgttttaaatattttccgAGCATGATGCCACTGTCCATTTGCCTTTCGATTGTTTGTACTTCTATAAGTCATTGttaagatttaataaaaaataaaaactaagtatTCAGCCCAGTGTCCGATGTCAACATTCAGGTTTTCAGAGTCTCTTCTCCTGCACTAAAATTGCAAATAAAAGGTTCCCCTTCAGTTCCTGATTAAATTGCTTGTTCCTAGAGGCCTTAGAGGGTTTTTAAGATGCAGTGAGTTACTCTTAttctttttccagtttgttTGACCGCGAGGTTCACATTACGCTTTCCAAGCTCGGCCATTCATCCCAAATTTTGTAAttgatttataaaacatttcGACCCAAAGTCGGCGGTGTTCAAGTGCTGTTGCTCGCAGAGAGTTTCGTTTCTGTTCTCAAGATTGAATGTTGAAATTTCTGAAGCAAGGACGAATGTCGGACACTTAATCCCTCATGTTTTTAACTCCAAGGTTCCAAGGTTTTAGGATTTACTGTCATCCCAAAGACATGAGGCAGATGATAGGGGACAAACTAAGTCACCGCAACATAGGATCTAGGTTTACTCTGTACATCAGATAAGTGCTGCTGAAATGTGGCAGTAGTCAGGTCACTCTCAGAGTGGAGCTCATCTCAGTCCGGTCTTCAGCAGCCTCAGGCCAATAACAGTCTTTCATATATTTCTCTGACAATTGACGGCCTTAAGCATTTTCCGTGCTCTCATTTCTCTTCCTATATTAATTTGTCTTCTCCAGACATAGGGACTCCTTTGTTCATCTCTgtctaaaatatatttctctCAATACCTTTTTATactgttttgtctttatgtaGTTGGAGTCcttaaacgttttttttttcccccgtatACCCTTAAGCAGACATGTCAAAATTCAAGGGAATTATATTAATTCTGGCCAATTTCTGACCGACGGtatattacacacacaccacagataCTACACGCCCAGCTGCACATTACTGCTGATCTATTGACACTGTCGTTAGAGGTCAGTGGTCATCCACGCCCGagacttttaattaaatttgagCAAGCTCAGCAAACGAAATGGGCAAACGAAAAGCGGACTCTAAATACAGGGGCTTCCGAGACAGGTGTGTGTGGCGGAAGATGAGACAACAAAACCAGGGCAAGAACCTAGACAGTCAGCAAAAGCTACACGAGGTATTagcggttaaaaaaaaaaagagtgtggCGTCACAGCGGACCGTGTTCACAAAAAGCGAAATCCCTAAGCAAGGCTGCTGTGAGAGCTAGATTCGTTGTGGCCGAAGGAATAGCTAAATCATCCTGAGGATGGTCCCCACCGGGGGGATGGTTTGTGAAGAGGTGCATGATTAAAGTGTGCCCCGTAATGGGTCCAGACAAAAAgtaagcatttttaaatgtaagcCTCAGCAGAAAAACTGTTGCTGATCCGGTTTGGGAGCTTGCCACCGATTTACACAGCTGATGGGAAAGGGAAAAGACTTGGCTGCATATTCCCTTGCTGTGGATGAGAGCACTGACACGACAGATGCTGCACAACTGTGAGTCTTCATCCGTGGAGTTGACTCCGGTTACGGAGGATACTTTGGGGAAGTAAATCATTGCATGGCACAACCACGGAACTATATAAATGTgcaaatcataggtcttcaacaaggggtccgcgacccctaggagGTCCGCGGAGACACTGCacgggggtcgcaaaatctttggttgattagacatttttatatatgtgtatatatgtgtgtttttaaattttaacccacaaattcaaatttctttaaatatacattaacatgcatccaacatattttagtaaagggatgaggaATATCTTAAttatgaatgcagaatgatgataataacgtgtacttataaatagcactgggctgagtttaatatactTAATCtatccatcagtttgggggtccttgaaaAACGTGGTGTAAATGAAACTGAGCTGGGAAAAGCTGACGCGGCTGAGGACAGATGGAGCGACTGCGTTGTCCACTGCATCATACGCATAAATAACCTTTGAAAATGAACCATATACCAGTGTTACACAAGCCAGAGTCTCCACTAATTTCAGTCCTTTGCAGAGATTTGCTTTGCCCCCATAGATAGATGAGTTGTTTGACTCTAATTTGATTAAATTCGTTTACTTTGCCGGTTGTGGTAATTTAAACTAaggcttcttttctttctggagAAATGACATGGTTGTTTTTTGCCCTTGTATCTACACAACATCCTGAGATTTCAAgattatttcagttcagttctggTCGACTACTCACCTGCCCTGTTGATCTCGATGATCTCTTCCTGTGCCAGCGGGCAGTCTCCGGTGCCCATTATGCTGCCAGATCCCACCATGCCTGGCCCTAGCACATTGCCCATCAACCTGTGTGGTGAGGCAGTTGCCATGGCAAGGGCATCTGGCTTGCAGTAGTTAGGGCTGCCAGGCTGTGGCGCTCTCGGGATGTGTTTGTTCCTCTTCTTGGGGAGCTTCTGCTTGGCCATGGCCAGGGAGTAGTACATGCCGAAGTTGTTGACAATCACAGGCACGGGCATAGCAATGGTCAGCACACCCGCCAGGGCACAGAGGGCACCCACCAACATTCCCGACCATGTCTCAGGGTACATATCCCCATATCCCAGTGTGGTCATGGTCACCACGGCCCACCAGAAGCCAATTGGGATGTTCTTGAAATTGGTGTGGGCTGCAGCCGTTGGATCATCTGGGTCGGCACCGATGCGTTCGGCGTAGTAGATCATGGTAGCAAAGATGAGGACACCCAGTGCCAGGAAAATGATGAGCAGCAGGAACTCGTTGGTGCTCGCCCGCAGAGTGTGGCCCAAGACCCGTAAACCGACAAAGTGGCGGGTAAGCTTGAATATACGCAGGATGCGGACGAAGCGTACCACACGCAGAAAGCTCAGCGCATCTTTGGCTGTTTTGGAGGAGAGGCCGCTCAGCGCCACCTCCAGGTAAAAGGGCACGATGGCCACAAAGTCTATGATGTTAAGGGTGCTGCGGAAGAATTCTGCCTTGTCGGGACAGAAGATGACGCGCAGCAACACCTCAATGGTGAACCAGATGACGCACACACCCTCCACATATGTCAGCCAGCCATCTGTAACCACCTCATACACTATCTGTAgggtagaagaaaaaaaataaatggttacTTGATTTGATCATGCCTTTACTCTTTTATTCATAAATTCACTGAAAGATATGGAGGCACTACTGTTTTACCacatatttaatgcatttatacTTGTATCTTAGGATCCCACTTAATTTTATTCAGTTCAGTATGCAATAAATTCTCATTTAATTCATATCAGATAATATGTCACACACAGCACTGTCATTGGATAAAACAAAGCAGCGGAAGGAGAAGCAACGATCCCCAAAAAGCCATCAGGgttgagaaaaggaaaagcgATTGAACCCATGCTTCTCTAGTGGAATACAATGACAGTAAAAGGCATATAATTAGAATTATTTGGGCATGAGACAGCATAAGTTTAGGAGGCTTTGTCAAGGTTAAAACCCAGCGGTGTTGTCATTGTTATCTTGGCTTAAGGCTTTGAGACAAGACGTGAGCTTTTACCTCACAAAGAAGGTCACACCACAGGAAATGTTGGATTGAGCACTTTTGGAGGGAGTCCCACAGCAGGGACCCCGTGGACTTCTTATCAGGATATCTTAGCCTTTATCTCTTCATTCCCTTTTTTAATCTGTCtcttataaaacacacaaactctttAAAGACGTAATCCTGAATGGTCTTTCTTAAATATTACAATCTCTAAAGAACCCATATGGACCGGTTCACGGTCTGGGTTAAGTGGGGGATATAATGCTTTGCTTGGTCCCATAGGACATGTTAGATGTTTAGTGGACAGCTGTTTCCCACAGTTGTGCTGAATGTGTGACGTAGTGTATGGGGAGGTGTAAAGACCCGGGTGACTGTGGTCAGATTAATTGTTCAGAGTATCTCTGTAATGACAATGCTTGTTGGATACTCTCTGTTTGAAGAGAACCTACCAGTGTTAATTTCACTAAAACTAATATTTGATGATAAAAACTACGATAAAATGAGTGCCTTCTTCTGTCAGCGAGGCAAGACTAAAATGTTATTTGATGCGTTACGATGTTATGATGTGCATGGTCTCTCCGTACAGGCTGACTGTCTTTCAAAATGTGTGTCCTGGTCATTAGATTGGATAAGGGCCATTTGAGATCTAATCTCAGGCAGTTACAAGCTGCCAGAAGCTCTGCAGTTACAATTTAGGTGGGAAGAATATGCGATTTAAAGGTGCATCACTCCGCTATTTATCCAGCCACCAGCATTGTTAGTAAGCTAACGGTGAAGCACTTTTTAAGTAACTGTTTTGCTACGTGGAGTTATCGTGttctgctgccccctgctgacTTGTTACTgccacatatttaaacagtgtaTAGTAGAGTGTATAAAAGATTAGCATTTATCaaacaaaaacgtccatgaATGTAGTTCTTGGAATGAATCATTCTTCTGTGCCAGTCCAAGTACAAAGTAATACAGTAAATGTCATTCAAGTTGCAATTTATTGCTCTAAGGCATTTTATCGCCTTATATTTTTTCTCAGTATGCATCAAACTGTTGATTTTGTCAGCTTCCCTGCTATCCCTCTGATggatttgtttatatttgtttgtagCCTGAGGATGgcctgtttacatgcactgagagacactttaaatacattttgtcacATCGTAACAGCAGTTTCATAAAGCAAACTAAGATAACCCCAAAAAGAATCAACTttggcaaaacaacaaaacagtgcCCCACACGTATCCACGAAGCAACTTAGGGCTTCATATTAAAGAATGTGATCTCTAAAGCATatgtcttcaatagggggtccacgacccctagggggtacatggaggtactgcaggggggtcgcaaagtatttggttgattagacattttttgtatatatttttcaattttacccccacaaatttaaatttctttaaaatacacattaacatgaatccaacatattttagtaaagggataacagatagcttaatactgaatgcaaaattataataatagtgtatatttataagtagcactaggtcgagtttaatatataacacatatagtaggtagggggtccctactttatctctccatcagtttgggttccttggcctgaaaaacgttgcagacccctgctctaaagcCAACCTCAAATTTAGATGGGATTTGAATAACCTccgtttaaaaataaatcctctgAGTCGAGtccaaatttattttataactATAATTTAGTTTAAGACAAAACTGTGTCAGTGTACAAAAATAGCCTGATGTATCTGTACAATACAAAGCCCATTGTGTAGCGTAAAGAAGGCACCAACCAAACCGAAGCACAACAAACATTCTATTTTTGGCTGCAATAAGTGATCTCAAGAGTCTTCGTGCAGCCTTGTCCTGCATTGCTGGTACACTTGTGTGTAGCACAGCTGgtctgtgagagagagacactaCTGTGACCGGCTGTTGAGCCCAGCAAAGGAATGCAAAACGAGAGAAAAGTGATGAAAGCAAGCAAATAGCAAAGAAGGCTCTTCTCGTTTTAGATTTCCATCTCAGCATTAACGTTCaattaagaaaatattttaacgGCACCTTGGATGACAGATATATAAGTAAGTTAGGTCCATATATAttttgacacagacacaattttgtattattttaactgCATCGAATGGAATCTGGGCCTCATGTGAGCGGAGACTCTCATCTTTAATTTGAAGGCATTTACACCAGCAAAGGTGTTAAAGAAGTAAAACAATTTTTATACACTCAACATTTTTTCATGGTCTTAAATACAAATTAGATTAATTGTAAAAGATCATTTTGAAGGCTGTGTAGAGAATCGATGGAAAATTTGTTCTCTGGCTGTAATCTTTGCAGTGAGTTCTAGTGCGACTTTTTAGACTAAGAGACAGAAGATAAGAAGCACTGTCACCGAAGGCCTTTCCCCAATGAAACTGTTTTGTTCAGTATGATGAATAATCACTATCAAGAGCAGGTAACATCAAAACCACTCCTTCTCCTCTAGCGACATACCGATTCAAACAAACTGTTTTACCAAAACTTACCTCCTCGCGGACCACATTGTCGACAGTGACATTCTCAGTTTTGTTATAGATGGTGTTAAAGGCTTCGTGGGTCTCCAGGCAgaaggtggagatggagaggaggatgaagaagagtgAGCCAAAAGCCACATACTGcataaagagaagcagagagattgggaagaagaaaaaaaaaagaaaggtgttACATTTTGCGCCTCAAGCAtgctccttttttcccccaagtaACATAAGAAACTGCACAGGCACATTTCTCTGTGCCTTTGTGACTAGCATGTTCAACCCATTATTAgtggtggaggaaggagggagttGAGCCTTTGCGGTATTTGGAAAGATGTGGTGATGCCAAGAGGCTGCAGATAGGGGGCGCCAATAGCACACGGAGGAAACTGGAGGAACgctgttatttctgtttaaatgtcCTGATTGCTGCAACCCCATTGATTGCATTGACGGACGAGGACGGACAGTGTAAAAGGAATGAGAAAGGGACACACGGCGTGTCTTTTTTGTATACATCTGTACTGGAAAGAGATGAAGGGAAACATTTAATACACCGTGCATGTGCAGAAATCCAGGGAATATGTGAACTGTCCAGTGGCTGCAACCACCGTTCTGGAGTCGTGTGTAACATAGGATTTAGATAAAATGCCTCTTGGTGTGTATGCGTTGGGGGATGGGCGAAGGAGTGTCAGGTCAGGTCTGAAAACAGTCAGATGAAGACTACTTCTGATCCTCGGGTAGCACATCAAGTCCCACAGCTTATTATCATGGTCTAATTTAACACTGCTATCTGGAGCTGCCCTGGATACTCACACTCGCAGATTTGCTGCCATCATTTCAGAGGAtattacattaacattaattttCTAGACACTTATCATGGCCAAACGCATTACTTGCCAAAgactaaccctagccctaatcctaaccctaaactTAGGGTTTAACTAAACCATATTACCATATGTGTTATCTAAACTCTTAATTTAATATGTTACATTAAGGGGGCGTGTGTTATGTAAAAGGAAGTCGAGTCCACACAATATGACAATATGATTTATATCCCCTCATGTAGCTATGTAGTCATGTAGTGGGGACATAAATCACACTGTCATATGTACATTAGCACAGCTAGGCATGCACACACCTGCAGGTGGCCATAAAAAAGACACCTCCACAACCCAGCCTACAATGTGTTTACAACCAGCCCACTTCCATAATGTGACTAGTCAATGCACCAGCTGCAATCAacggaaaacaaaacagctgatgGAGGGGAACTCCGTTGAGTAAAAGAGAAATACGACCGGAAACCTAAGGTCTTTGTGTCTGCCGGCAATGCATCTTCATAAAAGGTCTgcatcacaaaagaaaaaaaaaatgaggggaTTTCTATCCATAACATATGAAACAATTTTGCAACGATTTCAAAAACCGTGCAGCTTCCTTTGAAATGCACAGTGTAGGAAAGATATATAACGAGACAGTGTTGAACTAACAGCTACAAAATTCCAGCGTTTACTATTTTGTGGATCTAATGTAGCTGAGTGGATACGATGAAACAACACTATCCTTAAGGTGAACACTGAAGTTTGTGTTAAACCaggtgttaaattaaaaaaacaaacaaaaaacaaaacaaaacgcaTCTTAAGTGTCATTTGCACCTGAGTAGTATGACCTGGGGAGTTCTactaatttgtaataattggGGAGTTCATCTCTGTTCTTAATGCCATGCAAATCTCCTATGTATGTAATCTGTGAAGTAAAAATTACTCCCGAAATTACACAAATATCcagaggtcctgtgataaaactagtcccatgGAGCTCATTCAAATATTGTCATGTAGTCCATAAATTCTCCTCCCGGCAATCAATAGAGACTTATGAcgtcttcatcatcattttattttatgtatatataaatagctCACCGTAACGTTAACTGTGGAAGGTTGTAGTTCTGTAAAAACCTTATCAGAACTAGTGGAGTAGAAGCATAAAGTAGCATAACATAGACACTCATAGTGTGCATGTCCTGTGCAAATGTGCCACATGCATGAAACGGCCAAAATTTCTTAATAGCTTGATGCCCCCAGGTAACACTAATCTTAGGGCTTAAGTTTTGGGTCAAAATGGGTCAAAACTGATTGAAATGGAGATGAAGCAAAAATTCACTAAGAAAAATCTGTCCCCTCATGACCTGTTCCCTTCCGGTGAATGTGAGCTGGCGCTCTGTTTCCTGTAGCTTCCATTTTCCGACGCTGTCGAAATCAGTCTGTCCTCAGTTGCTACGTCACTATTTTTTTCCGATGGAAGTGTTTGTCaggctcctcccagctaatcaTTCCTTCATCCGCAAGATGTCCGTTGcgcagccctcctcctccctatCTCCACCTCCGCATGGTCATCCTAGGAGTCTTCATCAGGGGTCTCCTTCAGCCACTTCCCAACTTCATCGTGTTCACCTCTGGCACCACGAGCATCTAGACTCCAAGATGTCTTGTCCCTATCTACCTTCATCACCTGAGATCCAGCTCTATCTTGGTGTCTAACCTCCAAACTACTACCAACGGTTATTGAATGTCCATGTCTCCTCAACAAGTGTTCATTCTTCACCATGTTAGCCTCCTCTTATGGAACAGCTGAATAGACGGGATATGAgataaagtgcaaaaaaacaaaaacaaaaaacaacatacattcaatcttttacacttttaccaGAGCCAGATACCTATTTTCTTGGCTTTCCAATTCATCCATATTTTGGGACTAGTTCTGTGATGCAGAAAGTCTTAGAATTAGTGTGCATCCCAGATGTGGCTACTGTGCATGGTTTTCATGTTTCACagataaatattatattatatatatatgcccaAACATGTACTCGCAGCTCTTCCGCAACTATTTCTAATGTAGAGTTGTGGCATCACTTCAGTTGTGTAACAGACAAATAGTCTAATATCGCATTGAGTGTGTCATTGTAATTAAGATCTAACATCTCCATTTGGATGATGACAGGTGCTTTTTCCACATTATCCTCCAATGGATTTCAGAgccatttcaaataaaactcttGAGCTCCAAAGTGCGCAAAATCCGCAGTTGGGAGCACAATGAAATAGACAGGCTCTTGAACCAAAACTGAAATGTTCCAGAAGATCTGGTGAAGACCAGCAAACCAGCAGTGAGGAGTAGATGATGAAAAGGTGGAAGTCCAGATGGTACAATTGTAGGAGGAGACCAGAAAGGAATGTGACTGTCAACGAAAAGGTCACTTAAATGAATGAGTTCCCATGGTCCCAAGAATAGGTTTTATTGTCAACACAGTGTACTTTGATTCATTGAATATGCTGCTATCttctgctattttatttttttttattaattgctTTGACAACAATGTTTTGTGTTAGACATTGGGACATCCTGATAGTATGGAACTAGTCTTCTAACACCATTCTGAGACAGGTTGCTCCAAATGTTGGCAGTATTATGAAGGAAGGCAGAATTAAATTGCAACGTGTAATGTGTTCATATTGAGAACATTACCAGAGTAATTGCAATTGATTCAGTTGATTCGTTTAATGGTAGTGGAACTTTGGGACTAGCTAAAGGTTAGCAAAGCTGACCTATTATTCCATCGTAAATAATATGGCATAATAGGTTAGCTTTGCTAAGTGTTACCAAACTACCAAAGATGTAATCCAGTAACAGTTAGCTGACACACAGTTAGcccgatgctgctgctgctcaacaTACTGTAACACTCTTGGATTTGCCTTCTCTCCCGCTAGTTTCACCATTGATAAGCCAGTTGGAACCACGTGCACTCAGTCACCTGCTGAGAACAACGAAACAGGGAATGGTGGTACAcaagtgagaaaaagaaaaaacactgcacacacacaaagcacatgCAGAAACACTGATGGCACATGACACCCCCTCCCGTAAGACCAAACCACCGTTTGGCCAACGAGGGTCCCGTCACACAAACTGACGGTGGTCTCACCAACAAGGCAGTGCGCTGGCCATGACACTATCTGTTCCCCTCTTGTACTTGATCCCAATGCCAACATCTTGTACCAACAGGGCCCAAGTCGTTGGTTGTGGTTGCAGATCTGGGCTAGAGGGACAAGAGGGTTGTGATCAATAAACAGTTACTGGAGATGAAATGGAGCCAACATAATTGCAAGGTTGCAAGGTAATGGCCAACGTCTCCTTTTCGATATCTGAGTAGACCCGTCGACAGCGTCAGAGCGGCCACGTCTCCCTCACCTTAATGAACACAGAACAGCACCTCCTCCAGAAGCACTAGCATCAACCTTTAGCTTGAATAGCCGGAAGAAGTCAGTTGCAGCCAGGACAGGAGCGCTGCAGAGGAGAAACTTGACATTTTCAAGAGACATGTTTATAATCACCAGTCCGCACAAAAGGGACTGCAGTGCTGCACAGCTGTGCGAAAGTAGGCAAACCACACAGAAGCTCCTACGAAAACACCAAATCTAATTAGCCATgcccaaaaaacatttaaactcacACTCTTAGTGGTGACACTGCAATACCAACACcaatatatgtacacacacattagtaCACAACAGTACAACACCAAACAGGATAAGCTGAGG
This genomic interval carries:
- the LOC124998371 gene encoding potassium voltage-gated channel subfamily C member 1-like isoform X2 — protein: MTCSASDSEKIVINCGGIRHETYRSTLKTLPGTRLSWLTEPDAYSNFDYDPKSDEFFFDRHPATFAFILNYYRTGKLHCPNDVCGPLFEEELAFWGIDETDVEACCWMNYRQHRDAEEALDSFETPEPDAPEDDPALTGGADGDLKRLCMQEDGRRTTWWDVWQPKMWALFEDPYSSKYARYVAFGSLFFILLSISTFCLETHEAFNTIYNKTENVTVDNVVREEIVYEVVTDGWLTYVEGVCVIWFTIEVLLRVIFCPDKAEFFRSTLNIIDFVAIVPFYLEVALSGLSSKTAKDALSFLRVVRFVRILRIFKLTRHFVGLRVLGHTLRASTNEFLLLIIFLALGVLIFATMIYYAERIGADPDDPTAAAHTNFKNIPIGFWWAVVTMTTLGYGDMYPETWSGMLVGALCALAGVLTIAMPVPVIVNNFGMYYSLAMAKQKLPKKRNKHIPRAPQPGSPNYCKPDALAMATASPHRLMGNVLGPGMVGSGSIMGTGDCPLAQEEIIEINRADSKPNGDAAANAAALANEDCPTIDQVLGDERSPATGGLGSTTSRERYPHDRACFLLSAGEFQRTTDGNVRKASLYPCLYIPLSH
- the LOC124998371 gene encoding potassium voltage-gated channel subfamily C member 1-like isoform X3; the encoded protein is MTCSASDSEKIVINCGGIRHETYRSTLKTLPGTRLSWLTEPDAYSNFDYDPKSDEFFFDRHPATFAFILNYYRTGKLHCPNDVCGPLFEEELAFWGIDETDVEACCWMNYRQHRDAEEALDSFETPEPDAPEDDPALTGGADGDLKRLCMQEDGRRTTWWDVWQPKMWALFEDPYSSKYARYVAFGSLFFILLSISTFCLETHEAFNTIYNKTENVTVDNVVREEIVYEVVTDGWLTYVEGVCVIWFTIEVLLRVIFCPDKAEFFRSTLNIIDFVAIVPFYLEVALSGLSSKTAKDALSFLRVVRFVRILRIFKLTRHFVGLRVLGHTLRASTNEFLLLIIFLALGVLIFATMIYYAERIGADPDDPTAAAHTNFKNIPIGFWWAVVTMTTLGYGDMYPETWSGMLVGALCALAGVLTIAMPVPVIVNNFGMYYSLAMAKQKLPKKRNKHIPRAPQPGSPNYCKPDALAMATASPHRLMGNVLGPGMVGSGSIMGTGDCPLAQEEIIEINRADSKPNGDAAANAAALANEDCPTIDQVLGDERSPATGGLGSTTSRERYPHDRACFLLSAGEFQRTTDGNVRKVLSF
- the LOC124998371 gene encoding potassium voltage-gated channel subfamily C member 1-like isoform X1, which translates into the protein MTCSASDSEKIVINCGGIRHETYRSTLKTLPGTRLSWLTEPDAYSNFDYDPKSDEFFFDRHPATFAFILNYYRTGKLHCPNDVCGPLFEEELAFWGIDETDVEACCWMNYRQHRDAEEALDSFETPEPDAPEDDPALTGGADGDLKRLCMQEDGRRTTWWDVWQPKMWALFEDPYSSKYARYVAFGSLFFILLSISTFCLETHEAFNTIYNKTENVTVDNVVREEIVYEVVTDGWLTYVEGVCVIWFTIEVLLRVIFCPDKAEFFRSTLNIIDFVAIVPFYLEVALSGLSSKTAKDALSFLRVVRFVRILRIFKLTRHFVGLRVLGHTLRASTNEFLLLIIFLALGVLIFATMIYYAERIGADPDDPTAAAHTNFKNIPIGFWWAVVTMTTLGYGDMYPETWSGMLVGALCALAGVLTIAMPVPVIVNNFGMYYSLAMAKQKLPKKRNKHIPRAPQPGSPNYCKPDALAMATASPHRLMGNVLGPGMVGSGSIMGTGDCPLAQEEIIEINRADSKPNGDAAANAAALANEDCPTIDQVLGDERSPATGGLGSTTSRERYPHDRACFLLSAGEFQRTTDGNVRKATGYEKSRSLNNISGMTGAPLRLTPITNSNFEPFEPPGLRRCHSPIPSIL